In a single window of the Acidobacteriota bacterium genome:
- the murQ gene encoding N-acetylmuramic acid 6-phosphate etherase, with amino-acid sequence MPLPSKWQQLPTEAINPASLAIDKLEPAEIIDVMLGEDRKMLAAVARERERIALAVDIITQALRKGGRLVFVGAGTSGRLGVLEAAEMPPTFGTSPDMVQAVMAGGKSAFFRPREGADDQYEEGARTVARMRPSRRDAFVGVSASGMTPFVRGGLASARRAGARIIFVTCDPASELQTFVDITIALGVGPEVIAGSTRLKAASATKLVLNMLSTAAMVRIGKTYGNLMVDVQSTSEKLKDRAMRIVGIVTGLDQAGAEKILKRAHWNAKAAIVMQKTGLPYARSLSRLRKAKGLMRDALDENIENRLRGLLDAHGSTTEST; translated from the coding sequence ATGCCGCTTCCGTCTAAGTGGCAGCAGTTGCCAACCGAGGCCATCAATCCAGCCAGCCTGGCCATCGACAAGCTTGAGCCCGCCGAAATCATCGACGTGATGCTCGGTGAGGACCGCAAGATGCTGGCGGCCGTTGCGCGCGAGCGTGAGCGTATTGCGCTGGCTGTCGACATTATCACTCAGGCGCTCCGCAAAGGGGGACGCCTCGTGTTTGTTGGTGCGGGCACGAGTGGCCGCCTCGGAGTCCTCGAAGCCGCGGAAATGCCCCCGACGTTTGGTACCTCACCAGACATGGTGCAGGCCGTGATGGCCGGCGGCAAGTCGGCCTTCTTCCGGCCCCGCGAAGGCGCCGACGATCAGTACGAAGAGGGTGCCCGCACGGTGGCGAGAATGCGCCCGAGCCGGCGCGACGCCTTTGTGGGCGTCTCGGCCTCCGGGATGACGCCGTTCGTGCGCGGCGGTCTCGCGTCGGCGCGCCGGGCCGGTGCGCGGATCATCTTCGTCACCTGCGATCCGGCCTCCGAGCTGCAGACGTTCGTCGACATCACCATTGCGCTTGGCGTGGGTCCCGAGGTCATCGCCGGATCGACCCGATTGAAGGCCGCCAGCGCGACCAAGCTCGTGCTGAACATGCTGTCGACCGCCGCCATGGTGCGCATCGGCAAGACGTACGGCAACCTGATGGTCGATGTGCAGTCGACATCGGAGAAGCTGAAGGATCGGGCCATGCGCATCGTCGGCATCGTGACGGGCCTTGATCAGGCTGGCGCCGAGAAGATTCTCAAGCGTGCCCACTGGAACGCCAAGGCGGCCATCGTCATGCAGAAAACCGGGCTGCCGTATGCCAGGTCGTTGTCGCGACTGCGCAAGGCCAAGGGGTTGATGCGCGACGCGCTCGATGAGAATATCGAGAATCGCCTCCGGGGTCTGCTGGACGCTCACGGCTCGACCACCGAATCCACCTGA
- the xerD gene encoding site-specific tyrosine recombinase XerD, which yields MKHPVTHKRQRPILAPTGTGVKPRGRPDGEHGGSARAFDEYLDFLRVERRLADNTVENYARDLARLGAFAAANGGDFRALTRQDLERFVRNLVSDELAPRSAARLVATVRGFYRYLVREGRLEASPADELRAARPWPSLPTCLSPDEVDRLLALPDPSKPAGLRDKALIEVLYATGLRVSELVGLRAADIHLSAGYLTCTGKGDKQRVVPIGDEAVRWVRRYQQEGRPRLIRQRSTSRLFVNTHGGPLSRVGFWKILKAYARQADLRQNVSPHVLRHSFATHLLERGADLRAIQMMLGHADLSTTQIYTHVLESRLRTIYDQFHPRR from the coding sequence ATGAAACACCCCGTGACGCACAAACGGCAACGGCCGATACTAGCGCCCACAGGTACGGGTGTCAAACCGCGTGGTCGGCCTGATGGCGAGCACGGCGGCTCTGCGCGGGCCTTTGACGAGTATCTCGACTTCCTCCGCGTGGAACGGCGTCTGGCGGACAATACGGTTGAGAACTATGCCCGCGATCTCGCGAGGCTCGGCGCGTTTGCCGCCGCCAACGGTGGAGACTTTCGCGCGCTGACCCGGCAGGATCTCGAGCGGTTCGTTCGCAACCTGGTGTCTGACGAACTCGCCCCGCGGTCGGCCGCGCGTCTGGTCGCCACCGTACGGGGATTCTATCGATATCTGGTACGCGAAGGACGTCTCGAGGCCAGTCCGGCCGACGAACTTCGCGCTGCGCGCCCTTGGCCATCATTGCCGACGTGCCTGAGCCCAGACGAAGTTGATCGTCTGCTGGCGCTGCCCGATCCGTCGAAGCCAGCAGGTCTTCGGGACAAGGCCCTGATTGAAGTGCTGTACGCGACCGGCCTGCGGGTCTCCGAACTGGTGGGTCTGCGAGCCGCCGATATCCACCTGTCGGCGGGCTACCTGACGTGCACCGGCAAGGGAGACAAGCAACGAGTCGTGCCGATTGGCGACGAGGCCGTCCGGTGGGTGAGGCGCTACCAGCAGGAAGGGCGGCCCAGACTGATACGCCAACGGTCGACGTCCCGCCTGTTCGTCAACACGCATGGCGGCCCGCTCAGCCGCGTGGGATTCTGGAAGATTCTCAAGGCCTACGCGCGACAGGCCGATCTGCGCCAGAACGTGAGCCCGCACGTGCTCAGGCATTCGTTCGCCACCCATCTGCTGGAACGCGGCGCTGACCTGCGCGCCATCCAGATGATGCTGGGCCATGCGGACCTGTCGACCACGCAGATCTACACACACGTACTCGAATCCCGATTGCGAACGATCTACGACCAGTTTCATCCCCGCCGGTGA